From Danaus plexippus chromosome 11, MEX_DaPlex, whole genome shotgun sequence, the proteins below share one genomic window:
- the LOC116765880 gene encoding lachesin-like isoform X1, giving the protein MTGRRGPFRSFAISIIQIITIICQVLTEEPRFAEPIPNVTVALGRDASLPCVVEHLGTYKVAWIHIDRQMILTIHRHVITRLARFSVSHDNAMTWLLHVSQVQQEDRGYYMCQVNTNPMISQVGYLQVVVPPNILDEESTQSAVAVRENQNISLICKADGFPTPKIMWRREDGQPISVDRRKKVTVYEGDTLSLQRISRTEMGAYLCIATNAVPPSVSKRIIVDVEFSPMIWVPNQLVGAPAGTDVTVDCHTEAHPRAISYWVYDSVMVLPTKKYAINTEENSYRAHMKLTVRNLQNGDFGNYRCISKNSLGETEGSIRLYEIPMPSTSPKATEMKSNANKEIVRRMNVTRAGSHESVTERPSVVRAQLDRAPDRGHVYRAPHPHQASGTRSLLCWRQSFLAVMILANMDIISEFLMLCF; this is encoded by the exons ATGACCGGAAGACGCGGACCCTTCAGGAGTTTCGCTATCAGCATCATTCAAATTATCACCATCATATGTCAAg TGTTGACTGAAGAGCCACGTTTTGCGGAACCCATACCTAACGTGACGGTAGCGCTTGGAAGAGATGCCAGCTTACCTTGCGTGGTTGAACACCTCGGCACCTACAAG GTGGCATGGATTCACATCGATCGTCAAATGATCCTGACCATCCACCGTCACGTGATCACCCGCCTCGCCAGATTCAGCGTCTCACACGACAACGCCATGACCTGGTTGCTCCACGTCAGCCAAGTACAGCAAGAAGACCGAGGGTATTACATGTGCCAAGTGAATACGAATCCAATGATCAGTCAAGTTGGATACTTACAAGTTGTTG TACCCCCGAATATATTAGATGAAGAAAGCACACAGTCAGCAGTGGCAGTTAGAGAAAACCAGAATATTAGCCTTATTTGTAAGGCAGATGGCTTCCCGACACCGAAAATTATGTGGCGAAGAGAAGATGGCCAGCCTATATCCGTTGACAGGAGAAAGAAAG TAACAGTCTACGAAGGAGACACGCTAAGTCTACAACGCATCAGTCGCACAGAGATGGGAGCGTACCTCTGCATCGCAACCAACGCGGTGCCACCCTCCGTCTCCAAGAGGATCATTGTGGATGTTGAAT TTTCTCCCATGATATGGGTACCCAACCAGCTAGTCGGCGCGCCTGCCGGCACTGACGTTACCGTGGATTGCCATACAGAAGCTCATCCACGAGCGATCTCATATTGGGTATACGATAGTGTTATGGTTCTACCAACCAAGAAATACGCCATCAACACAGAGGAAAACTCATACAG GGCCCACATGAAGCTGACTGTCAGAAATCTCCAAAATGGCGACTTTGGCAATTACAGATGCATTTCCAAAAATTCTCTCGGAGAAACCGAAGGGTCTATCAGATTGTATG AAATCCCGATGCCTTCGACGTCGCCTAAAGCTACAGAAATGAAGAGCAACGCCAATAAAGAAA TCGTGCGTCGCATGAACGTGACGCGTGCGGGTTCTCACGAGTCGGTGACCGAGCGCCCAAGTGTGGTGCGCGCTCAGCTTGACCGAGCACCGGACCGCGGGCATGTCTACCGCGCGCCACATCCTCACCAGGCATCAG GTACCCGGAGTCTGCTATGTTGGCGTCAATCTTTCTTGGCTGTAATGATACTGGCTAATATGGACATCATTTCCGAATTcttaatgttatgtttttaa
- the LOC116765880 gene encoding lachesin-like isoform X2, translated as MTGRRGPFRSFAISIIQIITIICQVLTEEPRFAEPIPNVTVALGRDASLPCVVEHLGTYKVAWIHIDRQMILTIHRHVITRLARFSVSHDNAMTWLLHVSQVQQEDRGYYMCQVNTNPMISQVGYLQVVVPPNILDEESTQSAVAVRENQNISLICKADGFPTPKIMWRREDGQPISVDRRKKVTVYEGDTLSLQRISRTEMGAYLCIATNAVPPSVSKRIIVDVEFSPMIWVPNQLVGAPAGTDVTVDCHTEAHPRAISYWVYDSVMVLPTKKYAINTEENSYRAHMKLTVRNLQNGDFGNYRCISKNSLGETEGSIRLYEIPMPSTSPKATEMKSNANKESTRSLLCWRQSFLAVMILANMDIISEFLMLCF; from the exons ATGACCGGAAGACGCGGACCCTTCAGGAGTTTCGCTATCAGCATCATTCAAATTATCACCATCATATGTCAAg TGTTGACTGAAGAGCCACGTTTTGCGGAACCCATACCTAACGTGACGGTAGCGCTTGGAAGAGATGCCAGCTTACCTTGCGTGGTTGAACACCTCGGCACCTACAAG GTGGCATGGATTCACATCGATCGTCAAATGATCCTGACCATCCACCGTCACGTGATCACCCGCCTCGCCAGATTCAGCGTCTCACACGACAACGCCATGACCTGGTTGCTCCACGTCAGCCAAGTACAGCAAGAAGACCGAGGGTATTACATGTGCCAAGTGAATACGAATCCAATGATCAGTCAAGTTGGATACTTACAAGTTGTTG TACCCCCGAATATATTAGATGAAGAAAGCACACAGTCAGCAGTGGCAGTTAGAGAAAACCAGAATATTAGCCTTATTTGTAAGGCAGATGGCTTCCCGACACCGAAAATTATGTGGCGAAGAGAAGATGGCCAGCCTATATCCGTTGACAGGAGAAAGAAAG TAACAGTCTACGAAGGAGACACGCTAAGTCTACAACGCATCAGTCGCACAGAGATGGGAGCGTACCTCTGCATCGCAACCAACGCGGTGCCACCCTCCGTCTCCAAGAGGATCATTGTGGATGTTGAAT TTTCTCCCATGATATGGGTACCCAACCAGCTAGTCGGCGCGCCTGCCGGCACTGACGTTACCGTGGATTGCCATACAGAAGCTCATCCACGAGCGATCTCATATTGGGTATACGATAGTGTTATGGTTCTACCAACCAAGAAATACGCCATCAACACAGAGGAAAACTCATACAG GGCCCACATGAAGCTGACTGTCAGAAATCTCCAAAATGGCGACTTTGGCAATTACAGATGCATTTCCAAAAATTCTCTCGGAGAAACCGAAGGGTCTATCAGATTGTATG AAATCCCGATGCCTTCGACGTCGCCTAAAGCTACAGAAATGAAGAGCAACGCCAATAAAGAAA GTACCCGGAGTCTGCTATGTTGGCGTCAATCTTTCTTGGCTGTAATGATACTGGCTAATATGGACATCATTTCCGAATTcttaatgttatgtttttaa